The following coding sequences lie in one Cercospora beticola chromosome 9, complete sequence genomic window:
- a CDS encoding uncharacterized protein (MEROPS:MER0031617) — protein MSSELAETYDHDGKPVKHGRARVNGIRLHYITAGSGPPLLLLHGTPKNSFYWYRVFPLLTPHFTVVAPDLRGFGYTDKPPSTDGYDSKEQAADVADLMTQLGHEKFYLHGEDRGADYAYAVAGLYRDRVLKLSFCEMLLSGLGLEESNLWSPQNVTAQYEMRGVWCWHLSFFYIPHIPEMLIQGHEREFWEMFIKQECYNPCMIEPKALDHWIECVKQPGTLRGILETYRAGFKNGEINQELAKTKLTIPVMTIGAPEFFGPTVKECADKFAENVVKSEIYEECGHSLALEKPERLAKDLIGFFLE, from the exons ATGTCCTCCGAACTAGCAGAAACCTACGACCACGACGGCAAACCCGTAAAACATGGCCGTGCCCGCGTCAATGGCATTCGTCTACACTACATCACCGCAGGTTCTGGTCCACCACTTCTCCTCTTGCATGGAACGCCCAAGAACAGCTTCTACTGGTATCGCGTATTCCCTCTTCTCACACCACACTTCACAGTCGTGGCTCCGGACCTGCGAGGTTTTGGCTATACGGACAAGCCTCCATCAACCGATGGCTACGATTCCAAGGAGCAGGCTGCGGATGTGGCAGATCTAATGACACAGCTGGGTCACGAGAAGTTCTACCTGCATGGCGAGGACCGTGGAGCAGATTATGCGTATGCTGTAGCAGGACTGTATCGCGACCGTGTGCTGAAACTGAGTTTCTGtgagatgttgttgagcgGATTAGGACTGGAAGAGAGTAATCTTTGGAGTCCACAGAATGTGACGGCACAGTATGAGATGAGAGGTGTTTGGTGTTGG cacctctccttcttctacatCCCCCACATCCCCGAAATGCTCATCCAAGGCCACGAGCGCGAATTCTGGGAAATGTTTATCAAGCAAGAATGCTACAACCCCTGCATGATCGAACCCAAAGCCCTCGACCACTGGATCGAATGCGTGAAACAACCAGGCACCCTCCGCGGTATCTTGGAAACTTATCGAGCTGGTTTCAAGAATGGAGAAATCAACCAGGAACTCGCCAAGACGAAATTGACGATTCCGGTCATGACGATTGGTGCTCCGGAGTTCTTTGGGCCGACAGTGAAGGAGTGTGCGGATAAGTTTGCGGAGAATGTGGTCAAGAGTGAGATTTATGAGGAGTGTGGGCATAGTCTTGCGTTGGAGAAGCCGGAGAGGTTGGCGAAGGATTTGATTGGGTTCTTTTTGGAGTAG